A genomic window from Anopheles ziemanni chromosome X, idAnoZiCoDA_A2_x.2, whole genome shotgun sequence includes:
- the LOC131291238 gene encoding large ribosomal subunit protein uL16-like, which yields MGRRPARCYRYCKNKPYPKSRFCRGVPDPKIRIYDLGRKKALVEDFPLCVHLVSDEYEQLSSEALEAGRICCNKYLVKYCGKDQFHIRMRLHPFHVIRINKMLSCAGADRLQTGMRGAYGKPQGTVARVNIGQPIMSVRSSDRFKAQVVEALRRAKFKFPGRQKIFVSKKWGFTKYDRDVYQQYAEEGRFVSDGCGVQFRNDHGPLAKWEQHQRARLAA from the exons CTATCGTTACTGCAAAAACAAGCCGTACCCCAAGTCACGGTTCTGTCGAGGAGTACCGGATCCAAAAATCCGTATCTACGATCTTGGACGTAAAAAGGCGTTGGTAGAAGATTTCCCGCTATGCGTGCATCTGGTGTCCGACGAGTATGAGCAGCTCAGCTCAGAGGCGCTCGAGGCTGGACGTATTTGCTGCAATAAATATCTGGTCAAGTACTGCGGCAAGGATCAGTTCCACATTCGTATGCGTCTGCATCCGTTCCACGTCATTCGCATTAACAAAATGTTGTCCTGTGCCGGAGCTGATCG GCTCCAGACGGGAATGCGAGGTGCTTACGGCAAGCCGCAGGGAACAGTAGCACGTGTTAACATTGGCCAGCCGATTATGTCTGTGCGCTCGAGCGACCGTTTTAAGGCGCAGGTTGTTGAAGCGCTGCGGCGTGCGAAGTTCAAGTTCCCGGGGCGTCAGAAAATTTTTGTGTCGAAGAAATGGGGCTTCACCAAGTATGATCGCGATGTGTATCAGCAGTACGCTGAAGAAGGGCGCTTTGTATCGGACGGATGCGGTGTTCAGTTCCGCAACGATCACGGCCCGTTGGCCAAGTGGGAGCAACATCAGCGTGCTCGCTTGGCTGCTTAA
- the LOC131290736 gene encoding mitochondrial import inner membrane translocase subunit Tim9 — protein sequence MATQISIDQLDKDQIKSFSDFLLSYNKLSELCFIDCVNEFTGRTVSDKEDKCTLNCMEKFLKMNQRISQRFQEFQMLANENAIAAAQKLSGK from the exons ATGGCTACTCAAATTTCAATAGATCAACTGGATAAAGATCAAATAAAATCA TTTTCAGACTTTCTACTCTCCTACAACAAGTTATCCGAATTATGCTTCATCGATTGCGTGAACGAGTTCACTGGACGGACTGTTAGCGATAAAGAG GACAAGTGCACATTGAACTGCATGGAGAAGTTCCTCAAGATGAACCAACGCATTTCACAACGATTCCAAGAGTTCCAAATGCTGGCTAATGAAAACGCTATCGCGGCAGCCCAAAAACTTAGCGGAAAATAA
- the LOC131290391 gene encoding histamine H2 receptor-like has translation MASAVMAASASNLVVYADRVNEIHKDLVIWIAIDGILMVCIFSGNILTIIAVWYYRRLQWLISNLFVLSLAISDIFVGLTLPYHLAFYMGVDLGRHKHLCLLRFFVLIIACSVSIWNLIAIAVDRYIAICYPLHYTRLMTKRTALTILGFGWSLAISIATIPLIWNKWDTAQECEFDELLHPWYVAGVITPIFSVVWLCLFVVYWRIWREASKHAKQLRAHGGALERSSDWKSVQVVLLIMGCFTFCWIPYFVVILTQIFAFVENSSPTLYKAAFSLAMANSMMNPIIYAWKNTHFRHAFKQLLTCHKPVVPNLAALGGESYELDGAQTGADGVCEADDPAAMVASATATFTNHSSLASLASTVTTLPPLPDRTGAPHHHDVVMVISQPGTDVGCSGATIRLSVSPEELSMPEGMVTHLASPFPPPKAPVKLVTPTPAVSPVPPLPTHIIAGNIIINNFNLYDQARMERLLRCEWTTTNAAGCESSNEKSTANSAGEPSTSQPNEPQQQTADVIATQEQTKL, from the exons ATGGCTAGTGCCGTGATGGCCGCGTCCGCCAGCAATCTGGTAGTGTACGCCGACCGGGTAAACGAGATTCACAAGGACCTCGTTATCTGGATCGCCATCGACGGCATCCTGATGGTATGCATCTTCAGCGGCAACATCCTGACGATTATCGCGGTCTGGTACTACCGGCGCCTGCAGTGGCTCATCTCGAACCTGTTCGTCCTCTCGCTTGCCATCTCGGACATCTTCGTCGGGCTGACCCTGCCGTATCACCTGGCGTTCTACATGGGCGTCGACTTGGGGCGTCATAAGCACCTGTGTCTGCTCCGGTTCTTCGTGCTGATCATCGCATGCAGCGTGTCGATCTGGAATCTAATCGCGATCGCCGTCGACCGCTACATCGCCATCTGCTACCCGCTGCACTACACGCG GCTGATGACGAAGCGGACGGCCCTCACCATCCTGGGGTTTGGCTGGTCCCTGGCCATCTCGATCGCGACGATACCGCTCATCTGGAACAAGTGGGACACGGCACAGGAGTGCGAGTTCGACGAGTTGCTGCACCCGTGGTACGTGGCCGGCGTCATAACGCCCATCTTCTCCGTCGTGTGGCTGTGTCTGTTTGTCGTGTACTGGCGCATCTGGCGGGAGGCGTCCAAGCATGCCAAACAACTACGGGCACACGGGGGCGCCCTGGAGCGGTCATCTGATTGGAAATCGGTGCAG GTGGTGTTGCTGATCATGGGTTGCTTTACATTCTGCTGGATACCGTACTTTGTGGTCATATTGACCCAGATCTTCGCCTTCGTCGAGAACAGCTCGCCGACGCTCTACAAAGCCGCGTTCTCGCTCGCCATGGCCAACTCGATGATGAACCCGATCATCTATGCATGGAAGAACACGCACTTTAGGCACGCGTTCAAGCAGTTGCTCACCTGCCACAAACCGGTTGTGCCGAATCTGGCCGCCCTCGGAGGCGAGTCATACGAGCTGGATGGTGCGCAAACCGGTGCCGATGGCGTT TGTGAAGCGGATGATCCGGCAGCGATGGTGGCATCAGCCACGGCCACCTTCACCAACCACAGCAGTTTGGCCAGTCTCGCCAGCACGGTTACCACGTTACCTCCACTTCCGGATCGTACCGGTGCACCACACCATCATGATGTGGTCATGGTCATTTCCCAGCCCGGAACAGACGTCGGTTGCAGTGGCGCAACCATCCGGCTGTCGGTTAGTCCCGAGGAGCTGTCCATGCCAGAAGGAATGGTAACGCACCTCGCGTCACCATTCCCTCCACCTAAGGCACCGGTGAAGCTTGTAACGCCCACTCCAGCCGTTTCGCCCGTCCCACCACTACCAACACACATCATCGCCGGTAACATCATTATCAATAATTTCAACCTCTACGATCAGGCCCGCATGGAACGGCTGCTTCGCTGCGAATGGACTACGACTAACGCGGCCGGGTGCGAATCCTCcaatgaaaaatcaaccgCCAACTCCGCCGGTGAACCATCCACGAGCCAACCCAACGAGCCACAACAACAAACTGCCGATGTGATAGCGACTCAAGAGCAGACAAAACTCTAA
- the LOC131290735 gene encoding protein yippee-like, with product MGKVFMDHIGGRKLYNCAACGTNLTNRRNLLLIFVDTSYGAGASGRFYMFQRVVNITYSQVMERFTPSGRHMVRDVMCKNCKVKLGWMHEFTDVKTQMYKEGRVVIEYANITESEGFPET from the exons ATGGGTAAAGTTTTCATGGATCATATTGGTGGACGAAAACTATACAATTGTGCGGCATGCGGAACAAATTTGACCAACAGACGCAATCTTTTGCTCATTTTCGTTGATACATCTTATGGTGCGGGTGCATCCG GTCGTTTCTACATGTTTCAGCGTGTGGTAAATATCACTTACTCGCAAGTTATGGAACGCTTCACGCCTTCTGGCCGGCATATGGTACGCGATGTAATGTGCAAAAACTGCAAGGTTAAATTAGGATGGATGCACGAGTTCACCGACGTCAAAACGCAAAT GTACAAAGAAGGCAGAGTTGTCATAGAATATGCAAACATAACTGAATCGGAAGGATTCCCCGAAACATAG